One part of the Deltaproteobacteria bacterium CG2_30_66_27 genome encodes these proteins:
- a CDS encoding glycosyl transferase family 2 yields MEGTSPRILVVLPAYEEERSIGGLVRSLRERFPYDVLVVNDGSTDGTSGSAREAEAIVLDLPCNLGIGGAVQTGFLYARDHGYDVVVRIDGDGQHEIEDIPKILEPILAGRADAVIGSRFLGETEYRGSIPRIFGIRFFRFLVNLTTGYRVTDPTSGFFAINRRLVEFYSDHYPSDYPEVDSYILMHRLKARALEVPVRMYDRAEGKSSITAFRAVYYMVKVTLSFLINRIRRFG; encoded by the coding sequence ATGGAAGGAACTTCCCCACGCATCCTGGTCGTCCTCCCCGCCTACGAGGAGGAGCGGTCGATCGGGGGGTTGGTCCGTTCGCTCCGGGAGCGATTCCCCTACGACGTGCTCGTAGTCAACGACGGTTCGACGGACGGGACCTCCGGCTCCGCGAGGGAGGCGGAGGCGATCGTGCTGGACCTGCCGTGCAACCTCGGGATCGGCGGAGCCGTGCAGACCGGATTCCTCTACGCCAGGGATCACGGATACGACGTCGTCGTGCGGATCGACGGGGACGGACAGCACGAGATCGAAGACATTCCGAAGATCCTCGAGCCGATCCTGGCGGGCCGGGCGGACGCGGTCATCGGTTCCCGCTTTTTAGGCGAGACGGAGTACCGCGGAAGCATTCCCCGCATTTTCGGCATCCGCTTCTTCCGCTTCCTCGTCAACTTGACCACCGGGTACCGAGTGACCGACCCGACCTCGGGCTTCTTCGCGATCAACCGCCGCCTGGTCGAGTTCTACTCCGACCACTACCCCTCGGACTACCCGGAGGTGGACTCCTACATCCTGATGCACCGGCTGAAGGCACGCGCGCTGGAGGTCCCCGTGCGGATGTACGACCGGGCGGAGGGAAAATCGTCGATCACCGCGTTCCGCGCGGTGTACTATATGGTGAAGGTGACGCTTTCCTTCCTCATCAACCGCATCCGGAGATTCGGGTGA
- a CDS encoding ribosome biogenesis GTP-binding protein YsxC — MTTSPRFLIFDAVGDAWPAVRLPQVAFAGRSNVGKSSLLNALVGHSRLARVSNTPGRTRGIALFEVDGKFAFADLPGYGFAKVSRSEREAWKGLVEGYLETCGFLRRVYVLVDVRRGPEEEERQLAAFLAARGVPYRWVGTKADKLSAREKVVAAARFDGEPWLAGGGPALMTSARTKAGIDLLWRDVRAAFSA, encoded by the coding sequence ATGACGACCTCCCCCCGGTTCCTCATTTTCGACGCCGTCGGCGACGCCTGGCCCGCCGTCCGGCTTCCGCAGGTGGCGTTCGCCGGCCGCTCCAACGTCGGGAAGTCGTCCCTCCTGAACGCCCTGGTCGGTCATTCCCGCCTCGCCCGCGTCAGCAACACCCCCGGCCGGACCCGCGGCATCGCCCTGTTCGAGGTGGACGGGAAGTTCGCCTTCGCGGACCTTCCGGGGTACGGGTTCGCGAAAGTCTCCCGATCCGAGCGGGAAGCGTGGAAAGGGCTGGTGGAGGGATACCTCGAAACGTGCGGGTTCCTGCGGCGCGTCTACGTGCTGGTCGATGTCCGGCGCGGCCCGGAAGAGGAGGAGCGGCAGCTGGCGGCGTTCCTCGCCGCGCGGGGTGTGCCGTACCGCTGGGTGGGGACGAAGGCGGACAAGCTCTCCGCCCGCGAAAAGGTGGTGGCGGCCGCCCGGTTCGACGGCGAGCCGTGGCTTGCCGGCGGCGGACCGGCGCTGATGACGTCCGCGCGGACGAAGGCGGGGATCGACCTGCTCTGGCGGGACGTCCGGGCCGCTTTTTCCGCTTGA